From the Palaemon carinicauda isolate YSFRI2023 chromosome 4, ASM3689809v2, whole genome shotgun sequence genome, the window ATATTCCTTCACTGTTCTCTTACACTTGTTATAAAGTTGCCATTTTCCATAGGCAACAAAATTGGGTTATGCGAAATTTCTCAATAAACAAATGGACAGATTAGGTATCACACATTGGCAACGATGATATTTCATAAAGAGGAAACATTGAAAGTTCTTACAATCACACCCTAATGCCGCTTAACTATAAACCATATATGTAAATTGTAGTTTCTGAAGTAAATAACGTCAACATGCTGAGATAGGAAACTTATAGCTCTATAAATATCAATCTTATTTATAAATAGCCGCAATTACTTTTTCCAGCCTATTTatgtttaattatattttcctgtccatatatacatatgtacatatatatatatatatatatatatatatatatatatatatatatatatgtgtgtgtgtgtgtgtgtgtgtatgtatatataatatactgtaacatataatacatatacatgctgtatataatatatatatatataactatatatatagatatatatacctatatatatatatatatacatatatatatatatatatatatatatatgtatatatatatatatatatatatatatatatatatatatatcacatacacaaacaaataacaGCAATTCTGAATGCTTAACTATGTCCCTTCAATCTTTTCCTAAGATGCTCCatttttctcccaattttcagtAGAATTTTTATAATCGCTAACAACATTCATCATCTTCCCCAGACCCTGTGTATATTGAAGAGTACAGAACCCGCAAGTGTTTGAAAAAGCTTTTACAAAATAAGTGTGGAAAATCAGATAACATCGTTCGTGCCCTCCATGCAATGCTATCTTTTGACAGAAATGCTTCCAATATGACACCATATATAAATTCTCAGTCTTTCTCTCGACGGTTTTCTATCTGAAACTAAAATTTCGTACAATCCGTACGAAAATATTGTGCAAACCATTGCTTATGGGACTGAAACTCTTACTTATGAGGAACATAActtcttgatctctctctctctctctctctctctctctctctctctctctctctctctctctctctctctctctctcttcctgtataACTTTTCATAAGATAATACTAAAACATTTGAGAATACCACACAACTTTactattctacacacacacacacacaatatatatatatatatatatatatatatatatatatatataatgtgtgtgtgtgtgtacgtatatatatatatatatatatatatatatatatatatatatatatatatatatatatatatatcaataactacatatacacatatagtgtatatatatacgtacatatatgtatgtataaatgcaaatGTACCTTTCTACCTATAAATTCCAAGAAAAAATCCTAAACAAATTTAAAGATGAAACATTCTACAATACATTTACGAatgcactgacacacacacacacacaaattcgacacacacacacacacacacacacatccacaaaaATCACCTTTACCTATAATCTCTCAAAGCAAATTGAATTAATTAAATCACAACTAATTCAATTCCAGGTATCCAATTTGTTCATCATGAGTCTAGCCGCCGCCGACCTCACAGTGGGCGTGATTGTCATGCCCATATCAGCTGCCTACGCCATGATGGGTGAGGGGAAATGTTTGTTTTACTGACCGGAAAGTTTTTATTGTCTCTTGCAAGACATGAGTTTTTGGTCAGTTTGTTTGCATGAGCTAATTTCGTGGTTGTTCATGATTCAGTCTTATGTAAGTGTTATTTTTTTTCGGTTATTTTGGAAAATATGCAAATTTGGTAATCATTAATAATTCAGGCTTATTCGTAAAAGCATGTTTTTTTTTGCCCAGAAAATTTACTAATTTCGTATTCATTCATGATTCATGCTTATGAAAAAAAGCATGCTTTTTTATTTTTGGGAAAATATGCTAATTTGCTTATCATTCATGATTCAGGCTTATTCGTAAAAGCATGTATTTTTTtattccagcttttttttttcatttactaatttCGTAATCATTCGCGATTCATGCTTATGCAAAAGCGTGCTTTTTTATCTTagcttttcttatctttttattttttcggTTATTGGAATGAAAGTGTAATGtgaaatattaatatttgcatAATTCTTTATAGGTAAATTCTATAGTTTTACTTATAGTTTCAAAATAAGCTTAATATACTAATTCAATTGAATTACGAAGTTCTTCGGATTAATTTCTCTTCCACCTTATGAATTCTCTTTTCTAAACTAAATAACTTGAAATGTCAACTTgctaaattattatttcaaataaaaactaatCAATAAAGAGTtctaaagaaagtaaataaataccACGTCATTTCAGAACACGAATAACatcatatatttttgaaaattttgaaaattaatgttttgaaaattttgaaaattattatttcgaAATTTCCTAAAAAGCAATATTTGAAAAATGTGTTAATAATGAATGCTGAAAGATCGTCTAATATATATTAGGATAATTTGTCATTCACATATTTTGAGAAGGATTTTCAAAATGGTCTTTAAATATCGTTGTTACTTATCATTCTTCATTCGTAAACTATTAAATATCTTGCCAATGgaaattttaaaccaaaaaaaaaaaaatgtatgggtcCCAATTgcttcattatatatttatttatttatttatttatttatatatatacatatattatttatatgtatatatatatatatacatatatataaatataaatatatacatatatatatatacaaatatatatatatatatatatatatatatatatatatatatatatatatatatatatataaacatatatatagctatatatatatataaatatatatatataaatatacaacacaTATTTCATGAGTGGCTGAGTATTGCTTAATGCATTACTAACAACGCACTAACTTCAAGGATATGTCGGTTAACTGagctctatagtcaattctttttagtgaggcagatttgcaccgacttagctcggaaaaagtttcctgatcgctgattggctggacaagataattctaaccaatcagagatcaggaaaattttccgagctagaagggcaccgctgcgagtcagtgcaaatgcgtctcattaagaaAAACTGAGTATAGTTTTAAAGTTAGCTGAACCCAAAGCATATATTTCCAAAGATATATTTCTGGAAATATATTAAACATTTATTGAAGTTGATATTTGTCATGCAGAACACGTGTACCGGCTTTCGTCTATATAGAAATGATTAAGAGGAATTTAGTTTTCTAAATAAGAGACATTAAGAAATTTGAAAGAATTATATACcgtaataaattataaaagaaaaataataataataaacaattattatcTATAATGATTAAAGAGTAAAATTTCTTAGGTGAAACTAAATAAAGACATGAAGAAACAATACGAAAGAAATATAcaacgtaaaaaataataacaaacattatatatacagattAAAGAGCAACATTTTCTCgatggtattaaaaaaaaatattgataaaggaATATGTTTGCTTCATATAATCATTACCATTCATGACGATATACTGATGGTTATAAAACTATGACTAAATGCATTGaattaaaaagggggaaaaaacctTACTAGTGAAAAAGAGCAAAACATTTAAGAAGAGTTCTTTAAATAAGAATAATCTAGCAGCATCGTCTCTTAGTCGGtcatgaaaataaatttcattatctttttaaaaataatcataaatacatatactgaaTCTAAAAAACATTAATAGTGAAAATGAGCAAAATATTAAAGAGCTCTTTAAACAAGAATAATTTCACAGCATCGTCTCTTAGTCGatcatgaaaataaattccattatctttttaaaaaataattatgaatacatgcattgagttaaaaaaaaaaaaaataaaaacaccttaatAGTGATAAAGAGCAAAACGTTTAAGAAGAGTTCTTTTAACAAGAATAATCTGGCAGCATTGTCTCTTGGTCATGATCAATCATGAATACAtgcattgaattaaaaaaaatttaataatgaaaatgagcAAAACGTTTAAGAAGAGCTCTTTAAACAAGAGTAATTTCGCAGCATCGCCTTTCAAATCATGAATTCTCCCCTTGACAAAGATCGGTCATctaaaaaaaattctggaattCCAATTTAAGACTGAAGAAGTTGCCGTGCTAAAACCTGCTCTTCAATTTTAATCATCTCGCTGAATGTGAGATTCGCAAGATTCGTCTCTAGTGATTCGAATATCATTTGGAAATCAGCGAATCTCAAGAACGCTTTTAACgcagataattatttttttcttttttttcgttttttccccaaAGGCCAGGGATAATGTATTCAAGATTGGGATGAATTTTTTTCTAAagctgtttttatattttatgttgaatgTGAGATCACTTATTATTTAATGGCGTGGTTTATATATAAGGTAGATTTTAATACACGTAATAAATTTAATAGTAGTAATTTCTCTATACAAGCCTTAGGCACCAACTAAAGTTCTATTTATCGACAATAAATTTGTTTTCTAAGAAATGTTACACACTTTATAATACTTGCTGTATATGATCGTCTACACGTGATGGTCTTTAGCCATTTTTGGTCGAAAATATGGTAAAGATGCAAGGATTATAATCTTCGCGTGGTATTTAATGAAACAATACTAATTGCAACATTATTCTCGGATGAGTTTCAAATTTACATTTTCCTTATATGGACACCGTAATATTATTCTTTAAAATTATCCCAAAGAATTACTAAATAAAATTATCTTACTATAATTAATCCCATAGAACACATGAATGATCTTCTTGAATAAATTTAAGGAATTGTCATTCAGGTAAAAGTATAAACTTtcttaaaacaaaatattgtaacAAATTATGGGGAATTGAATGGTATGATAATTATTTAATTCATTGAAAGTTAGCTGAATAAAATATCAAAACCAATCACTAAAGTATAAAATTTTACTTCAGCCTATCCCACTGGACCATGGACTATCCAAattgtcaataaaaaaataaattcaatttttttgttatttaagttatctaatttatttattaaaaaaaaaaaaaaaaaaaaaaaaaaaaaaaaaaaaacattacgaggttatataaattatttaaaaaaaaataaaattaaacccAATCTTTCTGTTTTACAGGTGACTGGAAGTTGGGGTTACCCGTCTGTCAATTCTGGCTAGCAGCCGACTACACTGCCTCAACAGCCTCTATCTTCAACCTGGTGATCTTATCACTGGACCGATACTGGTCTATAACAGCGCCTCTGCGTTATCTGAgacgaagaacaagaagaagagcgTGGGTCATGATAGGTGCCTCTTGGGCAGCAGCAATGGCCTGGTTAGTTCCCGTGCTGGCATGGCACCACATTGCACTGGACGGAGTTCGTCATCAACCGGCCCACGTTTGCGAGACAGAGTTCACGAACAATGTACCATTTAAAGCAGTCACTGCCGCACTCAACTTCTATCTTCCATCAGCCCTTATGCTTTATCTCTACTGCCGAATATTCAGAGAGATCCAGACTCGACAAGCTCTAGGGAGAGTTAATTTTGCTAGCCACGATGTACCAAATGATTCCTGCAGTGAGGTGGAAAGGGTCCACAGACACAGTCAAGGCTCGAAGAATTCCCAGCCACATGATATCCCTCTGATCACCACTACAGCTGAGCGCAGCCAGTTTCGAAGTCTTACCTTAGTTACTCCTGGAAGACATGACTGTTCTCATTTTTCTGGTGTGACAGTTAGCGTCGAGTACCTTCCAGAGGATTCTGGACAGGACTCTCCGACGCTCAATCACCAGTACCCTGACCAGCAAACATTACAACCACAACAACAGTCCCAACAGCAGCAACTACTTCAGCAGCAGCAACTTCGTCGTCAAAATACAAATAAGTTAAGTCCCCACCACAATCACATCCACTGCTATCAGAGCACTACAAGGCCGCACACCTCTTGGGATCCTTCCAATGATACCAATAAGTGGAGGTGTAGCTGGCGTCTTAGTAGCACGTCAAGAGCGCATGGAAATGGAGCAGGAGAAGGAGGGGTCAGTCCAGGACATGCTTCCTCTGGCGATGCCAGCACTAACGGAACTGGGAAGAAGAGGTCTGTGGGTTGTAATAATAGCAATGCAGGCACAGGTGGTCGTCGTATGGAAGGTGTCAATTTGGCAAAGGAACGTAAAGCAGCACGTCAACTAGGTGTGATAGTTGGGGCATTCATGGCCTGTTGGGTTCCCTATTTCACCCTCTTTCCCATCATGGCCCTCTGCGATAACTGCGTCCCTCCTCAAGCGCATACGGCAACTATATGGTTAGGATACCTGAACTCTACACTCAACCCAGTCTTGTATCCTCTCTGCAACCACAACTTTCGAAGGGCATTTGCTAGAATGCTTCGACTTCCTCTACGCAAACCTCACAACCCAGCAAATGCACATAGAGTGGCTACCATTACTATTGGTCAGTGACGACAGACAACTAGGTCAACTTGCAATATGCTAACATACAGGGAACAAACTAGGATAAGTGCTAAAAACCATATTGACttcttattatatgtatatacatatatgtttataatatgagTAGTTTTCTTCATATGTAGAATCCTCTTGTCTACAAATGCTTTTTAATAACAGTATGGAAGAGTTTATATGTATAAGAGGAAATACCCATATCACCGAAGGATCAAGGTGCTACCAAGTTATATTTATTGTGTTTAAATCATACTACATGGTTATACCTGTACTCTAATCATAAAGGGATCCTATCAGTCCTTTAACATTCAATTAACAAAATGTAATCATCCTATTAGCGCATCCACGTCCTCACTCCATTTGAATAGGTCCTTTAGCCTTGATACAACTTCCATGAACAAATCAATGTAATATAGTCTCTGACCGCAACCAAACGAGCTAACCCGATTGCTTGATTAATCTATCTACATTTTACCTTCCATCCTAAACTCCTTTGATGAAGTAATTGGTCCCTGAAACCCACCCAGCCCCCGTGAAAAGGCTCCCCTTGGAGCTTAAACCTTCAAAGCCCCATCTTGAATGTCATTTCTTAAGCTTTAATCGGGTGGAAGAAAATAAGTGGCTCGAAGCTGCAGTCTTATTGAGGCATTTCAAATGGTTGGGTGTAAATGAGCTAGCTTCCGAGTGGGATTGAAAGTGAGATTAAACTTCACGTGTCATAATACGTCTTTACATACATTTTCTACAGTAATCCATTTTTAAATGAAATACTTTCAAAATACAAGTACGTCTACTGCAGTCATGCAGTTCTGGAACCTACAGCATTTTCCTCAGACTAAATATTGCATGGAAATGCATGTAACCTAGGGGCTGCTTAATTGCAAAGAAAATATCTTGACATATCAATTGATTTAATCTTTCTGGTAATGTTCCAGTACAGAAATTAATAGTGTAAAGTGATTGCTGTACATTACCATCCGTGTCTGGTCTTAAGCTCTCATAAAACGCAagtaacaaaacaataacaaactGGATTTTCGGTACAATGAAACATGGAGAATAATAAGCCGCAAATTAATATTGTTTATTCTGATGAAATAGAGAAGTTGTTAATTTTCATACTTTTCAGTTTGCATTGCATAGTCTATAACCTGTCAAATTTATAATCTTCGTTAGGGGTACACACGATTGGTTGTTGTTAGTTAACgcgatttttttcttaattaacatAAATAACGACAATGAGTTTAATGAAGGCTGTTGCTAGTTAACGTGAAATTTTACTTAATAATTAACGTAAATAACGACAATGAGTTTAATGAAGGCTGTTGCTAATTAAGGTGAAATTTTACTTAATAATCAACATCAATAACTACAATGAGTTTAATGAAGGCTGTTGTTAGTTAACGTGAAATTTTACTTaataattaacatcaataaatacaATGAGTTTAATGAAGGCTGTTGCTAGTTAACGTGATATTTTAATCAATAATTAACATCAATAACTACAATGAATTTAATTCTATCTAAAGACATCTAATAGGTCCTTTAACTTGCTATGAAAGTTCCcaagaaataaaacaattttaaatgaaaaaatatagtgTGAAcccaagaggaaaatctataagaTATATTTCCATTATAATTTCACAATAACTGTAGTCGAAGTCGAGATTTGGAACGTTTGGTACTTTTAATTAAAAATATGATTCGAATCGAATCTCGCTCCAGTAAGCACCAAATTACCAATGACTGAGCATTCAGGCAGTTGCGACGCTAGATAATTCATTCAAAATTCTTGATGCttgagatatatatttacataataataaagcACACACGAAaatacacacatacgtgtgtgtgtatatatatatatatatatatatatatatatatatatatatatatatatatatatatatatatatatatatatatatatatatatgtgtgtgtaaataaatcaatatatatatatatacatagatacatacatatatatataatatatatatatatatatatatgtacatatattatatatacacacatatatactgtatatatacatgtatatatatttacatatatacataaattatatataaaatttatacatatatatatatatatatatatatatatatatatatatatatatatatatatacatatatatatatatatatatatatatatatatatatatatatatatacatatatcgtaaaAATGGTGTAacaatttttttattaaagatagGAATATTCAAGACAATCTTTTTTAAACGACAATCAAATCTAAAATTAAATAGCTTACTGGTAAACACTTTAGCTGTAGCAATGGATTAAAAATCCATATTTAATTATCAAAGCATATAACTCATTTTCTTACGCACTAAATCTCAATTATTTCAAAAGTACATTTTCTATTTCCCTGATATAAGTATGTTTAGAAATATgtgaatatgtgaatatatagCAATTTTTACTAACCTAACTTGATTCAATATTCGGTTAATCGACTTGGAAAGAATTAGCCGATTATCAAAGTTAACTGACATGCTCTAATGATAGACTTAGCAACGAATTCGTATACCTGAATATCCGCTATCAAGATCTGAAAAATGCAAACACAttataaagattattttaaaaatGGCCCAATGTTCAATCAAAGGTATTGTAAAAGATGCATTTTTCTGTGATTattgttcttcatatatatatatatatatatatatatatatatatatatatatatatatatatatatatatatatacacacatacatatatatacatatgtatatgtatgtatgtgtatatatatatatatatatatatatatatatatatatatttatatatatttatatatttatatatatttatatatttatatatatatatatatatatatatatatatatatatatatatatatatatatatatatatatatattatatatatatatatatatatatatatatatatatatatatatttatatatatttatatatatatatatatatatttatatatatttctatatatatatatacatatatatatatatatatatatatatatatatatatatatatatatatatatacacacacatacacacacgcaagtcTTCTTAATGGATCCACTAGCAAGATTTAAACACTTTAAGACTATCTCAACAAAATGGCCCAATGTTTaatcatatatattgtaaaagatgATTTTTCCTATGATTATTGTTCTTGATTGATATCAATAAAAGAATATCTAATTCCTCCATTTAATGGTAAGACAGgaatttttttaactaaaatatcagaaatgaacatagccttcaccaaaaactgtatACAACCGTTTATTACCACCCCATTGAAGGCCCGGAATATTTTCTCGATTTTTTGCCTGGCTTAAGTACTTTCGAGAATACAAACAATAACAGCAAATACGGAAAATCGATGAAAAGAATTGTCACCGTTGCGGATAATTATTCCCTTCAAGTATGATGATTCTTTAGGCCTGTGTGTGTCAAATGACTCCTATTCATTCaaggaaagagaaaagaaagagataaagagagaagaaagagaaatagaATGGAGAGGAGGAAGAATAGAAGGCAGGAAAGGTACGaaaattattacattatgttgttcATACTTCGTTATAATTTCTCCTGTTGAAATCTATCATTCGAAAGCTTTACACATTTTCTGTTTAGTTTGATTGTAGcaattgagtatatatatgtatgtatatatatgtatgtatatatatatatatatatatatatatatatatatatatatatatatatatatacacatctatttatatactatatatatatatatatatatatatatatatatatatatatatatatatatatatatatatatatatatatatatatatatatatatatatatatatatatatatatatatatatatatatatatatatatatatatatatatatacatagaacagtatatagatacatatatacatacatatatatatatatatatatatatatatatatatatatatatatatatatatacacgtgtgtgtgtgcgtgtgtatgtgtgatgaatatatatcagtGCAAGGTATCAATGTCAACATTTCTTGAAACAATAACCAACGATTAAAATATTTCcagtaaaaaaaactaattttctatCTCACACCATTCTAACGATAACCCCCAAAAAATTCCTTTACAGAATAAGAGACGAAAGGTGGCACTAAAAGGTTTAGTAGGTAATTATTGATAGATTAAAAAGTGTTATCTATTGCTCTAGAGTAACTGAtgatgaaatttaaaaataaataaaaatcttagttATTTAAAGGTCATTTGATAATTGAGAGTAGCTTTTTTCTTATAATTCAATGAAGGAATTTTGTGATCACATATCTTCCTGTAGAAAATATGTCATGATTAAATACATTGCTACAGTTGAATCATAACATTTTCTATCAAATATATTCCTATTGGAAATACGTCATGATTAAATACATTATTACAGGTGATAGACAAAACATCTGCTATAAAGGTTGCGTATAGAAAGGCAAAATATTTTATGATCTAAAAGGCAAAATATTTTATGAtctaaaagtaattaaaataaacgTACTGTTGAATGAATTTACTGTGAAAACACTAAGTGTTTGTAACATACAACCACAGAATTCCCTATCAATACGCACAGAACATTCTTAGGAAAGAAAGCACTCCACAATCAGTAAAAGCTATAATAATACATAAGCAAAGATAAAGCAAGCACGCACACAAGATATCCACGTAGCGAAAATATTGCAGTACTGGAAGACCAAAGGATATGAAATAAGAGTTGCTTTTAAAAAAACTAAACTACAAATAGAAAACAGATTCGTAGACCATAGAAAGAATTATTACtctgaatatatttgtatttttctacGAATAAGTGAGTTTTTATTATACTATTTAAGAAGAAAACAAATGTATTAAAAGATTACACACTAGTTTCTTGAAATCGATTCCAGAGTATACGAAGAATAGCTTCCACGATAACAGGAAGAATATACAGTAGctattctttattttcattcttaaattgtgctttaaaaaaaatcataaatatcccATTTACTCTTTATACAACATTGATCTAATCGTCAATCTGAAAacctttaatttattcattttattaaaggCAGAGTCGTTCTGTTAGTTAAGAACGATCAAGAGCAAGAAAAGACTTACAAAGAATGAATCAACATTCTTTGAAGAATCAAGATGACGTAATCTAA encodes:
- the LOC137639240 gene encoding histamine H1 receptor-like is translated as MNLQPYSITDIDTTPFKTYDELSSNSSQKARAGSRGKIPYYGSSSSSSRCPSTSSSPSGPCNHTSGHHATKGIFYPKDTSHWNQDISRPFWKESGVPTWNATEQRPWNGAGNETGWTFPFEAAWNTTTTTHLDRPYPTGENLSPIGENTAYGNVTVTDVGGFDGIDEWSPGLLAVTGISLYTLALCTAVGNALVIHAIRTEKRLQTVSNLFIMSLAAADLTVGVIVMPISAAYAMMGDWKLGLPVCQFWLAADYTASTASIFNLVILSLDRYWSITAPLRYLRRRTRRRAWVMIGASWAAAMAWLVPVLAWHHIALDGVRHQPAHVCETEFTNNVPFKAVTAALNFYLPSALMLYLYCRIFREIQTRQALGRVNFASHDVPNDSCSEVERVHRHSQGSKNSQPHDIPLITTTAERSQFRSLTLVTPGRHDCSHFSGVTVSVEYLPEDSGQDSPTLNHQYPDQQTLQPQQQSQQQQLLQQQQLRRQNTNKLSPHHNHIHCYQSTTRPHTSWDPSNDTNKWRCSWRLSSTSRAHGNGAGEGGVSPGHASSGDASTNGTGKKRSVGCNNSNAGTGGRRMEGVNLAKERKAARQLGVIVGAFMACWVPYFTLFPIMALCDNCVPPQAHTATIWLGYLNSTLNPVLYPLCNHNFRRAFARMLRLPLRKPHNPANAHRVATITIGQ